Part of the Prunus dulcis chromosome 8, ALMONDv2, whole genome shotgun sequence genome is shown below.
TCTTGGGTTTGTGTCCCTGATCTCAATATTAGCTGCTGGTCAAGAATTGATGTGAATTCCCGTTTCCTTTCTCGGAGTTCCTTATTGACCCAAGTGACAATATGGGCACCCTCCGGAATCTTGTTATCCATCGGTTCCTTCCCGGTTAGGACCTCAAGAAGCACCACTCCATAGCTGTACACATCACTCTTTTCTGTGATTCTCAAACTATATCCATATTCTGCAAAACATTATTACATTACAAGCAGTATTAGTCAGATATCAAAACCATGTGACCTACATCATCTTTATAGGAAGCAAAATAACATTGAAACTGGATTcatcaacaataaaaataagagaTTAAGGGTTGTGAACAAGTTCAACAACTATGACATTAGACTGGTTTGATTGAGTAACCCGAATAACACAATGAACAGACCACAAAAGAATATGAGGAATTTAGACTCACCTGGAGCAATGTAGCCATAAGAACCTGCAACTGTGTTGGAGGCTCTGCCGCATTCTGGAGAACTCAAAAGCTTTGCAATGCCAAAATCTGCTAGAAAAGATTCATACTGTAGTCCTACCAAGATGTTGTTAGACTTAATATCCCGATGAACTATTGGAGGTATACAATCATGATGAAGATAAGCTAAACCATGAGCTGCTCCCAGTACAATCTTGTACCTTGCATCCCAGTCTAAGAACAGCCTTGTCTCATGGAGCAATCCACCCAAACTGCCATTGCTAATgtaatcaaacaaaagcagTCTGGTTTTTCCGTTGTTACAACATCCCAGAAGCCTCACTATGTTTTTATGCCTAATTGATCCAAGAGTACGAACTTCTGTAGAAAACAAGTCGATCTGTGGATGCTCGCCATTATTTACCGGCCATAGCTTCTTCACTGCAATGACCTGTTTTGTCGGAGTCTCCACACGATAAACCATTCCTGAGCAACCTTTCCCCACAATGTTTGAATCTGATAGTCTAGTCACAATATCATTAACAGAAAAATTAAGCTTTTGAAATGGGGTGAAATCCCATATCAAATGACTTTCTTCTTTACTGTCCATCCCAAATGTGATTCCAGCAACTCTAACGAATAAAGCTATTCCAGCAAGCATAAGCAATATAGTTGCTGTCACACTAAGAAGAACACAAACAATTAGATATCTGATGGATTTCTTGTCATGCAGGTTACCGTTCAAGTGGCACTCATTTCTGTTAATGCATAGCTTCGGGTTGCCCTCGTATGCAGTTGATGGAATATCTTTGAAGAAATTAGTATTGGGAAGTGGACCTGAAAAGTCATTGTATGAGACATTCAGGGACACAAGATTGTCGAGACTGCCCAGTACTTTCAGGCTTCCTGTCAGCATATTGTGGGAGAGATCCATATTGGCAagttttgagagatttgagAAGCTTTCTGGAATGGGGCTTGTCAGAGAATTCCAACTCAGATTCAAGAGAATATCTAGACCTTGCAAGCGTCCGATCTCATCTGGGATAGAGCCAGTGATATTGTTGCTGCTCATATCCAACAGCTGCAAATCCTTACAGAAGCCCAATGATTTTGGTATGGAACCCGTAATGTGGTTTCCACTGATGATCAGTTTGTTTAGGGATGTCAGATTGCCCAGATTTTCAGGAATCGTGCCTTCTAACATGTTCATGGAAAGGTCTAATACATTAAGACCAGTAAGGAATTGGAAAGATGAAGGAATCATGCCTTGGAGCTCATTGCCATGCAAATCAACCATTTCTAACTGGGTACAGTTTCCGATTTCAGGAGGAATTTCCCcattaaattgattttctGACAATTCAAGGAAGGTCAATCTATGAAGGAGCCTAAGTTCAGATGGAATTTGACCTGTGAAGTTGTTTGATCCCAGCCGTAAGCGGATCAAGTTGGTGCAGTTACCAATATTGGTTGGAAGAACTCCTGAAAGTTGATTTGATATCAGCAACAATTGAGTTAAGTTCTTGAGGTCAAAGAGAGAACTTGGAACTGACCCATTGAGGAGATTGTGTGAAAGGTCCAAAGCTTGAAGTTTCTCACAATTGGCCAGCTCAGTTGGTATGCTTCCATACAGCTGATTCTGCCAGGCAAAGAACAGAGTAAGTTCTTTTAATTTCCCAATGACAGGTGGAATCTTGCCAGTAAATCTGTTGTTGTCCAATTCCAGTTGCTTTAAACTGGAAAAGTTTCCAAATAAAGGTGGTATGCTGCCTGATATATGATTCTCAGACAGCAGAAACTCCTCCAATGCCACTAAATTTACAAGAGACGGAGGAACCTCACCACTCAGAAGATTCATTGAGAAATCGATCACTATCAAAAGCGAACAGTTCCCTAAAGCACCTGGAATACTTCCAGTCAGATTGTTCTTCCACAGTAGAACTCTTCTGAGTCTTTTCAACCGACTAAATTCACCGGGAATATGACCAGAAAGCTGGTTTTCATACAGAAACAAATTTTCCAAGGCTGAACAGTTACCAATTTCTGGTGGGATGGCACCTGTGAGATTTGCAGTATAGACTGAAAGTGTTTGGAGATTCTCTAGTTGTCCTATGCTGCTTGGAATCTGCCCTGTGATTCCCGTAGCTGCAAGGCCAAGAAAAGTTAGTGCTTTGCAGTTTGATATCTGCATTGGAATTTCCCCATGAATTCCAGGATTCCCGCCTGCACGGAAGATTTCCAGAGCCGATAACTGGCCTATTTCTGCAGGAACCTTTCCGGATAGCTGGTTATCGTACAGCTCAAGTTGTTGAAGCTGTGAACAGTTTCCAATTTCTTTTGGAATGACACCATGCAAGGAATTGGAATTCAGTGATAATAACTGCAATTTAGATAACTTTCCTATCTCCTGTGGAATTTTACCTGTTAGAGCATTGGAGCTGAGATCCAAGGTGGTAAGTGAAGACAAGTTTCCAATCGAGGGTGGAATTTCTCCGCTGAGGTTCCCTTTTGA
Proteins encoded:
- the LOC117637108 gene encoding receptor-like protein kinase 2 is translated as MSSNAITIILLLLNIFLCPATSALNQEGLSLLSWLSTFNSSSSATFFSSWNPADQDPCKWDYIICSSSSFVSEITITSLNVPTSFPSQLLSFNYLTTLVISKGNLSGEIPPSIGNLSSLTTLDLSSNALTGKIPQEIGKLSKLQLLSLNSNSLHGVIPKEIGNCSQLQQLELYDNQLSGKVPAEIGQLSALEIFRAGGNPGIHGEIPMQISNCKALTFLGLAATGITGQIPSSIGQLENLQTLSVYTANLTGAIPPEIGNCSALENLFLYENQLSGHIPGEFSRLKRLRRVLLWKNNLTGSIPGALGNCSLLIVIDFSMNLLSGEVPPSLVNLVALEEFLLSENHISGSIPPLFGNFSSLKQLELDNNRFTGKIPPVIGKLKELTLFFAWQNQLYGSIPTELANCEKLQALDLSHNLLNGSVPSSLFDLKNLTQLLLISNQLSGVLPTNIGNCTNLIRLRLGSNNFTGQIPSELRLLHRLTFLELSENQFNGEIPPEIGNCTQLEMVDLHGNELQGMIPSSFQFLTGLNVLDLSMNMLEGTIPENLGNLTSLNKLIISGNHITGSIPKSLGFCKDLQLLDMSSNNITGSIPDEIGRLQGLDILLNLSWNSLTSPIPESFSNLSKLANMDLSHNMLTGSLKVLGSLDNLVSLNVSYNDFSGPLPNTNFFKDIPSTAYEGNPKLCINRNECHLNGNLHDKKSIRYLIVCVLLSVTATILLMLAGIALFVRVAGITFGMDSKEESHLIWDFTPFQKLNFSVNDIVTRLSDSNIVGKGCSGMVYRVETPTKQVIAVKKLWPVNNGEHPQIDLFSTEVRTLGSIRHKNIVRLLGCCNNGKTRLLLFDYISNGSLGGLLHETRLFLDWDARYKIVLGAAHGLAYLHHDCIPPIVHRDIKSNNILVGLQYESFLADFGIAKLLSSPECGRASNTVAGSYGYIAPEYGYSLRITEKSDVYSYGVVLLEVLTGKEPMDNKIPEGAHIVTWVNKELRERKREFTSILDQQLILRSGTQTQEMLQVLGVALLCVNTCPEERPTMKDVTAMLKEIRHENEDCEKPDFLGKGDAKATFHSSSFSRSSEPLIGSPSCFPTNP